The Chanodichthys erythropterus isolate Z2021 chromosome 14, ASM2448905v1, whole genome shotgun sequence genome window below encodes:
- the hnrnpa3 gene encoding heterogeneous nuclear ribonucleoprotein A3: MEGRVSKEPEQLRKLFIGGLSFETTEDSLRAHFEQWGKLTDCVVMRDPANKRSRGFGFVTYSCVSEVDAAMAARPHKVDGRVVEPKRAVSREDSNKPGAHLTVKKIFVGGIKEDTDEYHIREYFEPYGKIETVDIMEERSTGKKRGFCFVTFDDHDTVDKIVAQKYHTINSHNCEVRKALPKQEMQAVSNQRYRGGGGGGDNFMGRGGNFGGDNFGRGGYGGGRGGYGGDGYNGFGGNCGGGPGYGGGRGGYGGGPGFGNQGGGGFGGYDNYNDGRNFGGNFGGGSGGGGGGGNYNDFGNYGGQQSNYGPMKGNNFGGGRNSGPYGGGYGSGGGGGGYNSRRY, encoded by the exons ATGGAG GGTCGAGTCAGTAAGGAGCCGGAGCAGCTCAGGAAGCTGTTTATTGGTGGACTCAGTTTTGAGACCACAGAGGACAGTTTACGAGCTCACTTTGAGCAATGGGGCAAACTCACAGACTGCGTG GTAATGAGAGATCCAGCAAACAAACGCTCGCGAGGTTTCGGCTTTGTGACGTATTCCTGTGTCTCGGAGGTTGACGCTGCTATGGCAGCACGGCCACACAAAGTGGACGGTCGAGTCGTTGAGCCCAAACGGGCCGTCTCCAGAGAG gactctaataaaccTGGAGCCCATCTGACCGTGAAGAAGATCTTTGTGGGTGGAATCAAGGAAGACACAGATGAGTATCACATCCGAGAGTACTTTGAGCCGTATGGGAAGATTGAGACGGTCGATATCATGGAGGAGCGTTCGACTGGGAAAAAGAGAGGATTCTGCTTCGTCACTTTCGATGATCATGATACTGTGGATAAAATTGTTG CACAAAAATATCACACGATCAACTCGCATAACTGTGAAGTAAGAAAAGCACTTCCAAAGCAGGAGATGCAAGCTGTTTCTAATCAGAGAT ATCGCGGTGGAGGTGGAGGTGGGGATAATTTCATGGGAAGAGGAGGAAACTTCGGAGGTGACAACTTTGGCAGAG GAGGGTACGGAGGAGGCCGTGGTGGCTACGGAGGAGATGGATACAACGGATTCG GGGGTAACTGTGGTGGGGGTCCTGGCTATGGAGGGGGCCGTGGAGGGTACGGTGGAGGTCCTGGATTCGGTAACCAAGGCGGAGGAGGCTTCGGAGGATATGACAACTACAATGATGGCAGGAATTTTGGAG GTAACTTTGGTGGTGGTAGTGGAGGcggtggaggaggaggaaatTACAATGATTTCGGGAATTACGGTGGACAACAGTCCAACTACGGCCCCATGAAGGGAAATAACTTTGGAGGAGGAAGGAACTCAGGACCTTACGGAG GTGGATATGGCTCAGGCGGCGGAGGAGGGGGTTATAACTCCAGGAGATATTAA